One Narcine bancroftii isolate sNarBan1 chromosome 3, sNarBan1.hap1, whole genome shotgun sequence DNA window includes the following coding sequences:
- the LOC138756778 gene encoding LOW QUALITY PROTEIN: F-box/LRR-repeat protein 19-like (The sequence of the model RefSeq protein was modified relative to this genomic sequence to represent the inferred CDS: inserted 1 base in 1 codon): protein MALSPEDEEQESGGQTKTKAKSKAPMSTGPKITSSKGASGARRRRTRCRRCDACQKTECGQCHFCKDMKKFGGPGRMKQSCLLRQCTAPVLPHTAVCLLCWEAGKEDSVDSEADRFNVSLMECTICNEIVHPGCLKKYDVEGIINNEIPNCWECPKCRHEGRSGKKQKVSRAQEEATPLGHRTPQREKLERFKRMCQLLERVRPARSSSSSSSSGSDTPDSEEGEEEGSSDGGQAGGTSAAALGYSASEEEEEEEEEEEDDEEEEDEGPPNGRPRAREPCPALRRERARRAPDRQRFLRCPPITSPPRPLQMERHVVRPPXHQPEPDSLPLDTGAHHVLHREAWMAVFQYLGHRDLCVCMRVCRTLNRWCCDKRLWTRMDLSRQKTITPAMLSGVVRRQPVALDLSWTSISNKQLMWLINRLQGEGSNLPPPLSLPPPSPTTSSLSLLLPATYLLALPTHSLLHAPSLLPPLSSLLPTPSLSPEPPSPPPCTPFPRTPLSSTTPHPHQLPFPSPHLPSHPPTSVSPFLHTSPTSSPFPLPSSPTFSLSPAPLLPCLSLSLPVFPSPYPNILLPHMNAPACRMPGHGWGMISSHNGPVDHIDRRGRGGGRLQWNDLQSVSPNQTMKQLGQNALDRAPVDGGWQPHLLQTSQGVLLHLPDKGEDVECP, encoded by the exons ATGGCGCTCAGCCCCGAGGATGAGGAGCAGGAGAGCGGCGGTCAG ACAAAGACGAAAGCCAAGTCGAAAGCACCAATGTCCACGGGACCTAAGATCACGTCCAGCAAGGGAGCGAGTGGGGCGAGGAGACGTCGGACACGCTGCCGCAGGTGTGATGCTTGCCAGAAGACCGAATGCGGACAGTGCCACTTCTGTAAGGACATGAAGAAGTTCGGTGGTCCAGGGCGCATGAAGCAGTCCTGCCTACTGCGACAGTGCACAGCG CCAGTTCTGCCCCACACTGCCGTCTGCCTATTGTGCTGGGAGGCGGGGAAGGAGGACTCGGTGGATTCGGAGGCCGACAGGTTCAACGTCTCTCTGATGGAGTGCACCATTTGCAACGAGATCGTTCACCCAGGCTGCCTGAAG AAGTATGACGTGGAGGGAATTATCAACAACGAGATCCCCAACTGCTGGGAATGTCCCAAGTGTCGGCACGAAGGGAGGTCTGGCAAG AAACAGAAGGTGTCCCGGGCCCAGGAGGAGGCTACCCCGCTCGGACACCGGACCCCTCAGCGAGAGAAGCTGGAGCGGTTCAAGCGCATGTGCCAACTACTGGAACGTGTCCGCCCTGCCCGCAGCTCCAGCTCTAGCTCCAGCTCTGGGTCGGACACGCCAGACAgcgaggagggagaggaggaagggagcaGTGATGGGGGGCAGGCGGGAGGGACCTCAGCAGCTGCCCTGGGCTACAGCGCcagtgaggaagaagaggaggaggaggaagaggaggaggatgatgaggaggaggaggatgagggcCCGCCCAATGGCAGGCCTCGAGCCAGGGAGCCCTGTCCGGCATTGCGGCGGGAGAGGGCGCGCCGAGCACCTGACCGCCAACGCTTCCTGCGGTGCCCGCCCATCACCTCGCCTCCTCGGCCGCTGCAGATGGAGAGGCACGTGGTGCGGCCTC CCCACCAGCCAGAGCCTGATTCGCTGCCCTTGGATACTGGTGCCCACCACGTGCTGCACCGTGAGGCCTGGATGGCTGTTTTCCAGTACCTGGGACACCGGGACCTATGTGTCTGCATGAGGGTGTGCCGCACACTCAACCGCTG gtGCTGTGACAAGCGCCTGTGGACCAGGATGGACCTGAGCCGACAGAAGACCATCACGCCGGCCATGCTGAGCGGGGTGGTTCGCCGGCAGCCCGTGGCCCTGGACCTCAGCTGGACCAGCATCTCCAACAAGCAGCTCATGTGGCTCATCAACCGGCTTCAGGGTGAGGGGTCaaatctcccaccccccctcagtCTACCCCCTCCCAGccccaccacctcctccctcagtctaCTCCTCCCAGCCACCTACCTCCTCgctctccccacccactcccttCTCCatgccccctctctcctcccacccctctcttccctcctccccactccctccctctcccctgaacccccatctccccctccctgcaCCCCCTTCCCCCGCACACCCCTCTCCTccactaccccccacccccaccagctcccattcccatccccacacctgccctctcaccctcccacctccgtctcccccttcctccacacctcccccacctcctcccctttccctcttccaTCTTCCCCAACCTTCTCTCTGTCCCCAGCTCCTCTCCTTCCctgtctttccctctccctccctgtctttccctccccctaCCCCAACATCCTCCTACCACACATGAATGCCCCCGCCTGCCGCATGCCCGGGCAC gggTGGGGAATGATCTCTTCACACAACGGTCCAGTGGATCACATCgataggaggggaagggggggagggaggcttcAGTGGAATGACCTCCAATCCGTGTCTCCGAACCAAACCATGAAGCAGCTGGGCCagaacgctctcgatagagctcctgtagatggTGGCTGGCAGCCTCACCTGCTTCAGACTTCCCAGGgagtgctgttgcaccttcccgaCAAGGgagaagatgttgagtgtccatga
- the LOC138758285 gene encoding coronin-1C-like — protein MMAGEDCPAMVTRWDPLPPSTISTGFPTHHTPPPLVPQEKDKAHDGTRPVRAIFLADGKILTTGFGRMTERQVALWNPDAMESPMSLQEIDVSSGVLIPFYDPDTSIVYLCGKGDSSIRYFEVTDEAPYVHYLSMFTSKDSQRGLCYMPKRGLDVKKCEIARYGWGERHSTKLHERKCEPIVMTVPRKSDIFQEDLFPDTVGPDPALEARSGWPGKNAGPIYISLKTDIVPGQRRAIQICRKVLDVKTTSHRAEHPEGEGLGEHKTILWYAGTVYGT, from the exons ATGATGGCAGGAGAGGACTGTCCAGCCATGGTGACTCGTTGggatcccctcccaccctccacaatctccactgGCTTCCCAACTCACCATACCCCTCCTCCCCTGGTTCCGCAGGAGAAGGACAAAGCACATGACGGTACACGGCCAGTTCGCGCCATCTTCTTGGCTGACGGCAAGATCCTCACCACCGGCTTCGGCCGGATGACTGAGCGGCAAGTGGCCCTGTGGAACCcg GATGCGATggagtcaccaatgagcctgcaggaGATCGACGTGAGCAGTGGAGTCCTGATTCCCTTTTACGACCCCGACACCAGCATCGTCTACCTGTGTGGGAAG GGTGACAGCAGCATCCGCTACTTTGAGGTGACAGACGAGGCTCCATACGTCCACTACCTGTCCATGTTTACCAGCAAGGACTCGCAGCGCGGCCTCTGCTACATGCCCAAGCGGGGTCTGGATGTAAAGAAGTGCGAGATCGCCAGGTATGGCTGGGGAGAACGCC ATTCTACAAAACTCCACGAGAGGAAATGTGAGCCAATTGTGATGACTGTCCCACGCAAG TCTGACATTTTCCAGGAAGACCTGTTCCCGGACACCGTGGGCCCAGACCCGGCACTGGAAGCCAGGAGTGGCTGGCCGGGGAAGAATGCTGGTCCCATCTACATCTCCCTGAAGACAGACATTGTCCCTGGCCAGCGCCGAGCCATCCAGATCTGCCGCAAGGTCCTGGACGTGAAGACCACTTCCCACCGAGCCGAGCACCCGGAGGGGGAGGGACTTGGTGAGCACAAAACCATTCTGTGGTATGCGGGGACAGTGTACGGAACCTGA